Genomic window (Ostrea edulis chromosome 9, xbOstEdul1.1, whole genome shotgun sequence):
attttgtaatgaatttctaaattttgtaacatcaattaaatgtgcatccgtattttcaagctgataacaaagtacttagctactgggctgtagagaccctcggggactaacagtccaccagcagaggcctccacccaggggtcataatgtaaaacttatacggtactaattttgatgcaccagatgcgcatttcgacaaataatgtctcatcagtgatgctcaaccgaaatgtttgaatttatctgaaataacaatgaagttttacagctattttatgatataaactTTAGATTAATGAGTACGTGTTGAGGAAAGGAATACACCTCTagccagtggcggatccagaccCTTTTCTAGGGAAGTTATGACCCAAGTTTGTACCTTTACCGCCAAAAAGAGGGGGGAGAGTGAAGACATGAAAAAAATACCATTTTTGTTAAAGATATCGAACGAAAGGGTTGTACCAACCACCATAACCTTCTCTAGACCCGCCACAGTCTTGCAACAAGACTTATAATAGAATATCAGCATGTTTCAgattaaaaagttttaaagtaaatttttatttcaaccttGAATATTATGTTTCTGTTAGAAACACAGGCATATGGTCCATACACGTATTGCTGTCCTGTTTTAAAGGACACCAACTTGTTAGACTATAACATCGAGTAGTTACTGAGGGGACAGGGGATTACCCAAGAACTCTTTTCTCCAGTTCCCATTGATATTTGTGTTGTGGTTAGCTAAGCTAGGATAAAGTGCACGTCCTATCAATATTAATTCGTGAATTTATGATAAATTTCCATTTCTTCCTAGTCACCTGGTGGCCGCACTTATaaataaagtttatttttatgtgGGCCTTTCTAAGTACTGAATGCACTCAATCTCACAAATTAATGGATTCTGCGAGCACCGTTTCCGGTTCTAAACATTAGTCACAGTATAACAAAGACTTTCACTTTCTATTTCCATAAAAGAATTAACTCATGAATGTTTAACTAATGTTAATTTCACTAAACGAATCCTACGGATTTAAACACGAGTAAACTTCCACCTGTATACCCGGGTGTATCACACATATACTGTCCCTTTAAAATTGTCCTTCAGTGACTTTAAGTTGCATAGCTAAGGCGTGTGTTTGTGGGAAATTATGTACGGGTAAGCAACAAAGATCATACGGAATTCTGCATACAGGATATGAAAAATATACGGTACTTTAAATAATTCAGGAGATATTGTCTACgttaacttttcttaaaataggtcaaactccaagatcataAGGCCGAAGACTTTGGTACCACACGAAAGCGCTCGTCACAAGTGATGAACACATGAATTATGATAGCCCTAATTAATTTGtgaaggttaaagttttggacAGACAAACAGGACAAAAGCAATATGCCCTCTGATCAGTTCGCCTCTGATATACGGAGGTACAGTATTGCATTAGTTTTATTTGAACACACATTTTGGATCTAGGACGAGTAAAGACATTTCAATCCCCTACACAAAAAGAGATCTTGTGTAAACTTGATAAGTTGATATGAGATATAATATTGTACTGAAAACAAGAATGTAGTATCATGCaggttaaaaaaattaaatgttttgatatGCGTTAACACTTCGTTTGCcaatcttttttctctcttttatttttatcaaccTGCTGTCAATATTTCTTGGAATCCAAATGGGAATTACCGATTATCTCTCTGCAGTTATAAATCAAAACTACATTGTACGAATTACGATATTGAATTTAATGAAGTTGTATATTAAATACACCATTGCAGCGTTGCGAACCTACAGATTGATTGCCCGAGAGAAAACTTGCATACTGTAGAACTCATTGATTTCAAGATTTTTTACGGCTCCCCCAGGGCCCATACACAGGTAGTATTTGTACAACAAAATACCGACTTCAAAGTGTTGCAGGTATATACTTGATTGACAcaagttatatttgaatatgggTAAATGAGCGTGTTATATTAGAGACTAGTTACTGCAAACTACGGGAATGTTCGTTTGTTGTTATACGTCTCATTCAACAATTTTCACTCACATAGAGACGTTACCAGCTTAAGgcgaagtgccacaaatttcgATGTATACATGTCGCTCAAGGTCACagctcacacacacacacacagagagagagagagagagagagagagagtcgtTCTTTGTGCCAGTGTTTACCATGACAAGGGACTACCCGttcttaaggtcatatccgaaagacccatgactTTCTCTTCTAACGCCGGGCGCTTTACAAAGAAACAGTTACTACCTTCGTTCGATGTCTTCGGTTTAACGCGGTGCCGAGATGGAGACTTCTAGCCACCAAGTTACATAACGCCATCATTGTTCACAGGTATGACACTATATAGAATAGCGTTACTGCATGGTAGCACATTTCTGTCCCCTACGTGAAAAAACTTCTATatatattctatggtcgttataatgatctagtttgccaatataacctatcattgggtcaaatgctgtctcacgtgtttcataccgattgttcggCCATTGTTTGACTACgcattactctgtttacctgatcaagacagtgctcacggcgggtgtgaccggtcgacaagggatacttactcatcctaagcacctgatcccatattTGATATggccagggtccgtgtttgcttaactctttattttgtattcctataggagttatgagattggtcactgttcgttgtaTTCGCCTTTCATAGTTTTCTATACCGccacggtggtctagaggttagaacgttcgccccgcatgcggaaggccggggttcgaatcctggccgcgacagacgtaagtcgttaaaacaggtagtgacagctCCATcatcaaacgctcggcatcaggtgtgaatgtatcggagatgaccttaaaaacggattccccgtggtacgctaaagaaccctcactgctcaatggccgtaagcgccgagaaaAAGCCACAATTTGAAGCCcctcaccggtcttggtaacgtctccatatgagtgaaaaattctcaagagaaacgttaaacaagatgcaatcaatcatatgtcaacatacaaaataaatgtgCTGGAATGCAACTTATATGTGTATCCATGTCGGTATGCAAATTACAAAAAATGTTTACGACTTtcgtttaaaatgaaaacatgcaTACAACTGCACTTACACCAATATATGGTATACATGCAAGTAATTAATGTTAACATGCAACTTTTTTATGCCAACATGTAACTTATTTGCGTTAACGTGCAAGATAATTATAAAAACAATCAGCAGAAATAAATTGCATGTATGTTGCATGTTaacgtacatgtaattatctcaTACTAGTATATCAACATTGATAAGTTGCATACCAACATCAATAAGTTGCATTTTGACATAGATATCGGCGTAAGCATgtgcggatccagaaattttccCCGAAGGCGAGATCCACCACTGTCAATTTTCCCTGAGAGTCCAAACCTATTTTAGGAGTTTAAGATTTGGTATTTTACAACGACTAATGTATAAAAGTACATGTCAGTAACATTTTCACGTAAAACGAGCTTTTCTGAATACTTTTTTAAATCTTACATCCACATATTATCATAGATATGTTCCATGTTCGGATGACTATTTTGCATGTTAAAATAACTAGCATGGATGTTCGGATAACTATTTTgcatgtttgaaataattagtaTGCATGTTCGGATAACTATTTTgcatgtttgaaataattaggaTGCATGTTCGGATaactattttgcattttttgaaataattagtATGCATGTTCGGATAACTATTTTGCAAGTTGAAATAATTAGTATGAATGTTCGGATAACTATTTTGCAAGTTGAAATAATTAGTATGCATGTTCGGATAACTATTTTGCAAGTTGAAATAATTAGTATGGATGTTCGGATAACTATTTTgcatgtttgaaataattaggaTGCATGTTCGGATaactattttgcattttttgaaataattagtATGCATGTTCGGATAACTATTTTGCAAGTTGAAATAATTAGTATGAATGTTCGGATAACTATTTTGCAAGTTGAAATAATTAGTATGCATGTTCGGATAACTATTTTGCAAGTTGAAATAATTAGTATGGATGTTCGGATAACTTTTTACATGTTGAAATAATTAGTATGGATGTTCGGATAACTATTTTgcatgtttgaaataattaggaTGCATGTTCGGATaactattttgcattttttgaaataattagtATGCATGTTCGGATAACTATTTTGCAAGTTGAAATAATTAGTATGAATGTTCGGATAACTATTTTGCAAGTTGAAATAATTAGTATCATAATGGATGTTCGGATAACTTTTTACATGTTGAAATAATTAGTATGGATGTTCGGATAACTATTTTGCAAATTGAAATAATTAGTATGGATGTTCAGATAACTTTTTGCATGTTGAAATAATTAGTATGGATGTTCGGATAACTATTTTGCATGTTGAGAAGACTCTCCCCAAAatcaaattatacatgtacatatgtacaataCTTTAGCCAAGCAAATCGAAGCTTACCAGACGTGTCAGAATCTtgaatgattttgaattttccttACAACAGATCTCATTTGAACTAAGTCGAGAAGCGGTCAGTCTGTGTCTCTTTTCCTCAGTTTTACATTGAACACAAACACTATCCTTCCCGCACTCCTTCCTAGCTTGTATCTGAGAGGCGGAGAAGAGCGATGTTTGTAACGATTTGTCTAACGAATCATCGCTTCCATTACGTGCGACAACGAAAATAATTAAAGCAACGAGCACAATGTTAAACGAAAATGAAATTGTCAACTTGATATACCGACAGTGTTCACCACTGCTTGGGCATTTACCTCTGCACAAGAGGACACAGCATGATTTTACGTTTCTATGATCAAATGTTAAAAATGTAACTTTTTCCTGATGAATCCCCGCCTTTTCAATATCACCTTTCTTCAATGAATTTTCGACTAACTCGGAATTGACGTCTAATTTGGAAGTATTTTGGATTTGATCCGCATCCTCTTGTACGTGTAGTTCCTCGTGTTCATCACCCTGGTCTTGATCGAATTTTTGGGCATCTAGATTGCCAGACATTATggctcaaaatactccaaatcCATTACAAAGAGAAAATAGAAGTGCATTTCTTGTTACTGTGTGCCGCAGCGATTTTAAAAAACCTGCTGTACTTCACACACTAGCTTTATGTTTATAAACAGATCTGACCTACATATGGATGTGATATCGCATGCATTTTGGCGCAAATCAATATGCATTTTACAGTGAGTTTACTTTCGTTTTGAGTTTTCggaattaaaacaagaggcccatgttCTAATGTAATTTAAACCATGTACTTATCTCGGCATGTGGAAATGAGTACATATATATGGAATGGACTTCATATTTTATGTTCGATCATTCACACAAAGCAGATCTATTAATAGCACAAATCTGACAGCATTTTATACCACACAATAGATTCAGGTATATCACAGGGATACTAGGTTTACAGTGGTGTCGTATATATATTGTCGCATATATGTATCATATATCGTATTGTGATCATAACACGAGAGTgagcagatacatgtatgcatgttcatgatgttttaaaaaaaccatTTATTGTACTACTACTTATAGAATATACCTATATATACCATTATTGTATTaactatttactgtatattaatgacaattgtgtgctattctatttttataaggagaagaactcgtaagttgcaagaacttgtttctaatccttttgtatatagtatatacaataaaatatgttcaaaacaaacaaaacaaaaaccagaAAGAAAAACCTTTTGCATTTGCAATAGATATAACTGATAGGTATGCATTGAATAAACCAATACATGTCGATTTATGAACTAATTAAAACTTAGAGCCAGATTTTAACATGTCGCTAAATCATAAGTTTTTCTCTTACATGCTGTTCACTAAACAGCTGCTAAAGAGTTGAATAAGTTTAAATACACTTGCATGGTCTTTTGAAAAAGTAACTTGATTTATTGCAATTCCTAGCTTGGCGTGGAGTAATAAGGACGTGTCAGTGCAACACGAAACCGTCCTCTACCTCATTAAGATTGCAGAATCTACACAGTCATATAGTCCTGCTATCCCCAGTATATATGTCCTATTAAATTCCGAGACAATGAAATGACAAccgaaaattaagaaatatgaaTAGTTTatc
Coding sequences:
- the LOC125658130 gene encoding uncharacterized protein LOC125658130 encodes the protein MSGNLDAQKFDQDQGDEHEELHVQEDADQIQNTSKLDVNSELVENSLKKGDIEKAGIHQEKVTFLTFDHRNVKSCCVLLCRGKCPSSGEHCRYIKLTISFSFNIVLVALIIFVVARNGSDDSLDKSLQTSLFSASQIQARKECGKDSVCVQCKTEEKRHRLTASRLSSNEICCKENSKSFKILTRLLTSEKMGQKSNDCMFMYLSTHPKKGDAHKEALSNERDTLQLFPGNKIIIQKGGFYVIFFAVTQTSVRHGNVSIDILRYSEKEHVLLSIFLGSKDGVLTYDVEQASDVFFLRRGDSLTIRIKGQENLYRIKESNYFGMYRIGSLTRPMQRPQN